The Pyxidicoccus xibeiensis genome includes a window with the following:
- a CDS encoding carboxypeptidase-like regulatory domain-containing protein, translating to MRSTLHIAMTALLALGVSACGNLSNDPFRVGTVRGQLSEYDASVALVSLVGQPGVRSTVDAEGRFTLERVPAGAAELFIVATAEKAARVPVTVQGGYSVELKQVAPTAAGFFDLRVKASQGERVSGAQVAVVGTPFQRLKLDDKGRLRVGPLPDGCYGVSVSATGFPSLSAEACVGPGEKKEIKLELALAPDLVERGCAVTGCADGLVCAPNRRCVECHADSQCAEGLSCVGFRCEGPGPQCSPCDGDWKCQAGSRCADLPEGGTACVAECSAEGGEAEEEEEESVCAAGFTCQQGRCLPDAARFEGCHSLLRLGTPCDGDARCREQGLADGLCVDGACTVSCASQRDCPGSLKCEDSAAGRVCRQRR from the coding sequence ATGCGCTCGACTCTTCACATCGCGATGACCGCCCTCCTCGCGCTGGGCGTGAGCGCGTGCGGCAACCTGAGCAACGACCCCTTCCGGGTGGGCACCGTGCGGGGCCAGCTCAGCGAGTACGACGCGTCCGTCGCGCTGGTGTCGCTGGTGGGCCAGCCCGGCGTGCGCAGCACCGTGGACGCCGAGGGGCGCTTCACGCTGGAGCGCGTCCCCGCGGGCGCCGCGGAGCTGTTCATCGTGGCCACCGCGGAGAAGGCGGCGCGCGTCCCGGTGACGGTGCAGGGCGGGTACTCCGTCGAGCTGAAGCAGGTGGCGCCGACGGCCGCGGGCTTCTTCGACCTGCGCGTGAAGGCGTCCCAGGGTGAGCGCGTCTCCGGGGCGCAGGTCGCCGTGGTGGGCACGCCCTTCCAGCGGCTGAAGCTGGATGACAAGGGGCGGCTGCGCGTGGGGCCGCTGCCGGACGGCTGCTATGGCGTGTCGGTGTCCGCGACGGGCTTCCCCTCGCTGTCGGCCGAGGCGTGCGTGGGGCCCGGCGAGAAGAAGGAAATCAAGCTGGAGCTGGCGCTGGCCCCGGACCTGGTCGAGCGCGGCTGCGCGGTGACGGGCTGCGCGGACGGCCTGGTGTGCGCGCCCAACCGCCGGTGCGTGGAGTGCCACGCGGATTCGCAGTGCGCGGAGGGCCTGTCCTGCGTGGGCTTCCGCTGCGAGGGCCCCGGGCCGCAGTGCTCGCCGTGCGACGGGGACTGGAAGTGCCAGGCCGGCTCGCGCTGCGCGGACCTGCCCGAGGGTGGCACCGCCTGCGTGGCGGAGTGCTCCGCGGAGGGCGGCGAGGCGGAGGAAGAGGAGGAAGAGAGCGTGTGCGCGGCGGGCTTCACCTGCCAGCAGGGCCGGTGCCTGCCGGACGCGGCACGCTTCGAGGGCTGCCACTCGCTGCTGCGGCTGGGCACTCCGTGTGACGGGGACGCGCGGTGCCGGGAGCAGGGGCTGGCCGACGGGCTCTGCGTGGACGGGGCGTGCACCGTGTCGTGCGCGTCCCAGCGCGACTGCCCGGGTTCCCTCAAGTGCGAGGACTCCGCCGCCGGCCGCGTCTGCCGGCAGCGCCGCTAG
- a CDS encoding M61 metallopeptidase family protein yields the protein MSPPFAPARRWLALLLLACVGLSCQGLPRPRPVGDPAALRYNITYVREPEHALDVEVVLARGTPRDFMFSGPGGVDTVHAWREDGQVRALPVREGAVSVPGGTRFLRYRYALDARIRQEGPDFFSGMGEGDARHVAGREYLIRPRVVTPELRVELYVEGADALLPWLPEDSGLYRLRGEDLVDSGFHGFGGRRCQARLPDAVLDVAILGTFTHLRDADVCAWLKQAAEEVRTVRSAFPHPRITVRVVPVPGRDGSSLFGMVRWSSPPSISILVGKDTEAAAFERDWVAVHELLHLAHPVLVPRVPWLSEGLATYYTEVARARSGRQSAQRAWEELLDGFARGRQWSGARTMQEAVSGSPYSLGVYWTGALFALHLDVELRRVTGNKRRLDDVLDALATRGSTSTFGAFGEVVDSVAGQPLFDALLARHLERPAFAEMDALLEALGVRADTAGVKLVPARDSLLREAVDGRRTRGATD from the coding sequence ATGAGCCCGCCCTTCGCTCCCGCCCGCCGCTGGCTCGCGCTCCTCCTGCTCGCGTGCGTGGGTCTGTCCTGCCAGGGGCTGCCCCGCCCGCGTCCGGTGGGGGACCCCGCGGCGCTGCGCTACAACATCACCTACGTGCGCGAGCCCGAGCACGCGCTGGACGTGGAGGTGGTGCTGGCGCGAGGCACGCCGCGCGACTTCATGTTCAGCGGACCCGGTGGCGTGGACACCGTGCACGCCTGGCGTGAGGACGGGCAGGTCCGCGCGCTGCCGGTGCGCGAAGGCGCGGTGAGTGTCCCCGGGGGCACGCGCTTTTTGCGCTACCGCTATGCGCTGGACGCGCGCATCCGCCAGGAGGGGCCCGACTTCTTCTCCGGCATGGGCGAGGGCGACGCGCGCCACGTGGCCGGCCGCGAGTACCTCATCCGCCCCCGCGTGGTGACGCCGGAGCTGCGCGTGGAGCTGTACGTGGAGGGCGCGGACGCGCTGCTGCCGTGGCTGCCGGAGGACAGCGGCCTGTACCGGCTGCGCGGCGAGGACCTGGTGGACTCCGGCTTCCATGGCTTCGGCGGGCGCCGGTGCCAGGCGCGGCTGCCGGATGCCGTGCTGGACGTGGCCATCCTCGGCACCTTCACGCACCTGCGGGACGCGGACGTGTGCGCGTGGCTGAAGCAGGCCGCCGAAGAAGTCCGCACCGTGCGCAGCGCCTTCCCGCACCCGCGCATCACCGTGCGCGTCGTCCCCGTGCCTGGACGCGACGGCTCCAGCCTCTTCGGCATGGTGCGGTGGAGCTCGCCGCCCAGCATCTCCATCCTCGTGGGGAAGGACACCGAGGCCGCCGCCTTCGAGCGCGACTGGGTGGCCGTGCACGAGCTGCTGCACCTGGCGCACCCCGTCCTCGTCCCGCGCGTGCCCTGGCTGTCGGAGGGCCTGGCCACCTACTACACGGAGGTGGCCCGCGCCCGCTCGGGCCGGCAGAGCGCACAGCGCGCGTGGGAGGAGCTGCTCGACGGCTTCGCGCGCGGCCGCCAGTGGTCCGGCGCGCGCACCATGCAGGAGGCCGTGTCCGGCAGCCCGTACTCGCTCGGCGTCTACTGGACGGGCGCGCTCTTCGCGTTGCATCTCGACGTGGAATTGCGCCGTGTCACTGGAAACAAGCGGCGGCTGGATGACGTGCTGGACGCGCTGGCGACACGTGGCTCCACGTCCACCTTCGGGGCCTTCGGCGAGGTGGTGGACTCGGTCGCGGGCCAGCCGCTGTTCGACGCGCTGCTGGCGCGGCACCTGGAGCGCCCGGCTTTCGCTGAAATGGACGCTCTGCTAGAAGCGCTCGGCGTGAGGGCCGACACGGCGGGAGTCAAGCTGGTGCCGGCCCGGGACAGCCTGTTGCGTGAGGCGGTGGACGGTCGGCGCACCCGCGGCGCCACGGATTGA
- the bufB gene encoding MNIO family bufferin maturase, with protein sequence MATYARRHGLKPLGAGIGLRKGFYEELPRTPRPLDWVEIIPENFLTLGGRAQRALDGCAERWPVLPHGVGLDIGGPDALDDDYVTRLAALVERVDAPFFSDHLCYSRLGGVHLHDLLPLPFSEAAVEHVVPRVREVMARVGRPFLLENPSYYAKMPGGTLPEADFLRHVVEQADCGLLLDVNNVYVNALNHGYDARAFVDALPLERVVQVHLAGHTRYPDVIIDTHGARVCDDVWSLYRYVLERTGPVTTLIEWDQDIPSLDAVLDEADLARAALRDGAAR encoded by the coding sequence CTGGCGACGTACGCGCGGAGACACGGGCTGAAGCCGCTGGGCGCGGGCATCGGGCTGCGCAAGGGCTTCTACGAGGAGCTGCCGCGCACTCCCCGCCCGCTCGACTGGGTGGAGATCATCCCGGAGAACTTCCTCACGCTGGGCGGCAGGGCGCAGCGCGCGCTGGACGGCTGCGCGGAGCGCTGGCCGGTGCTGCCGCACGGCGTGGGCCTCGACATCGGCGGGCCGGACGCGCTGGACGACGACTACGTCACCCGGCTGGCGGCGCTGGTGGAGCGGGTGGACGCGCCGTTCTTCTCGGACCACCTGTGCTACTCGCGGCTGGGCGGGGTGCACCTGCACGACCTGCTGCCGCTGCCCTTCAGCGAGGCCGCCGTGGAGCACGTGGTGCCGCGCGTGCGCGAGGTGATGGCGCGCGTGGGCCGGCCCTTCCTCCTGGAGAACCCCAGCTACTACGCGAAGATGCCGGGCGGCACGCTGCCGGAAGCGGACTTCCTGCGCCACGTGGTGGAGCAGGCCGACTGCGGGCTGCTGCTGGACGTGAACAACGTCTACGTCAACGCGCTCAACCACGGGTACGACGCCCGCGCCTTCGTGGACGCGCTGCCGCTGGAGCGCGTGGTGCAGGTTCACCTCGCCGGCCACACGCGCTACCCGGACGTCATCATCGACACGCACGGCGCCCGCGTCTGTGACGACGTGTGGTCGCTGTACCGCTACGTGCTGGAGCGCACCGGCCCGGTGACGACGCTCATCGAGTGGGACCAGGACATCCCCTCCCTGGACGCGGTGCTGGACGAGGCGGACCTGGCGCGCGCGGCGCTGCGCGACGGAGCGGCGCGATGA
- a CDS encoding caspase family protein, with translation MRRLLPFLLAVVAACAGPASVEKGGLVPLRLDEEALSTAYTPRRMALLVGISEFDDPHWRGLRYTTKDATDLAAALKDPARGRFDTVRVLTRPEETTRASILAALRQLKQEAHRPDDVVVVYFSAHGTLARDNQGELRRYLVTRDASFRAIPQTALSMDSLKAEFDGLASRRRLLVLATCHSGSGKSLLPKELEAELSGIKAGFYARPLEESSRASLVFAACDWGETAREDEGLRNDIYTHFLIEGLGGNADRNVDGAVTATEVHDYARRRTFAFTEGRQRPSAEILEVGADPVVLSGTIARTGRPELFSYNPRLDGFTLKVDGETRTELPGGAAVTPGKRTVELTKGDAVLVRRDVELGVGERLPLERLLLEAFPRRSLSLLGGMFTFADARSRSELLPRAPEVAVSLRLEDRPLENFGLLFDVSFSTGRQALQLLPGSEVPFGYTTLTAGAALPYLWRWERVTLFAGPRVAALYLGRSFDVETFAGSQSFFTVSPGVVGGAVWRVGERLELMSQAQLMLTYVVVDGQGQAVGFTGAWAGVGYRF, from the coding sequence GTGAGACGCCTCCTTCCCTTCCTGCTGGCGGTTGTTGCCGCATGTGCGGGGCCTGCTTCCGTGGAGAAGGGCGGCCTGGTGCCGCTCCGGCTCGACGAGGAGGCCCTGTCCACCGCCTATACGCCACGGCGCATGGCGCTGCTGGTGGGCATCTCCGAGTTCGACGACCCGCACTGGCGCGGCCTGCGCTACACGACCAAGGACGCCACGGACCTGGCGGCGGCGCTGAAGGACCCGGCGCGCGGCCGGTTCGACACGGTGCGGGTGCTCACCCGCCCGGAGGAGACGACGCGCGCGTCCATCCTCGCGGCGCTGCGGCAGCTCAAGCAGGAGGCCCACCGGCCGGATGACGTGGTGGTGGTGTACTTCTCCGCGCACGGCACCCTGGCGCGCGACAACCAGGGGGAGCTGCGGCGCTACCTGGTGACGCGCGACGCGTCCTTCCGCGCCATCCCGCAGACGGCGCTGTCCATGGACTCGCTCAAGGCGGAGTTCGACGGGCTGGCCAGCCGGCGCCGGCTGCTGGTGCTGGCCACGTGCCACAGCGGCAGCGGCAAGTCGCTGCTGCCCAAGGAGCTGGAGGCGGAGCTGTCCGGCATCAAGGCCGGCTTCTACGCGCGGCCCCTGGAGGAGTCGTCGCGCGCGTCGCTGGTGTTCGCCGCCTGCGACTGGGGCGAGACGGCGCGCGAGGACGAGGGCCTGCGCAACGACATCTACACCCACTTCCTCATCGAAGGCCTGGGCGGCAACGCGGACCGCAACGTGGACGGCGCCGTCACCGCCACCGAGGTGCACGACTACGCGCGGCGGCGCACCTTCGCCTTCACGGAGGGCCGGCAGCGGCCCTCGGCGGAAATCCTGGAGGTAGGGGCGGACCCCGTGGTGCTGTCGGGCACCATCGCCCGGACGGGCCGGCCCGAGCTGTTCTCCTACAACCCGCGGCTGGACGGCTTCACCCTCAAGGTGGACGGCGAGACGCGCACGGAGCTGCCGGGCGGCGCGGCGGTGACGCCGGGCAAGCGCACGGTGGAGCTGACCAAGGGCGACGCGGTGCTGGTGCGGCGCGACGTGGAGCTCGGCGTCGGCGAGCGCCTGCCGCTGGAGCGGCTGCTGCTGGAGGCCTTCCCCCGGCGCTCGCTGTCGCTGCTGGGCGGCATGTTCACCTTCGCGGACGCGCGCAGCCGCAGCGAGCTGCTGCCGCGGGCCCCCGAGGTCGCCGTGTCCCTGCGGCTCGAGGACCGCCCGCTTGAAAATTTCGGCCTGCTCTTTGACGTGAGCTTCAGCACGGGGCGGCAGGCGCTGCAGCTGCTCCCGGGCAGCGAGGTGCCCTTCGGCTACACCACGCTCACCGCCGGGGCGGCCCTGCCGTACCTCTGGCGGTGGGAGCGGGTGACGCTGTTCGCCGGACCGCGCGTGGCCGCTCTGTACCTGGGGCGGTCCTTTGACGTGGAGACCTTCGCGGGCAGCCAGAGCTTCTTCACGGTCAGCCCTGGCGTGGTGGGTGGTGCGGTGTGGCGGGTGGGTGAGCGGCTGGAGCTGATGTCACAGGCCCAGCTCATGCTCACGTACGTGGTGGTGGACGGACAGGGACAGGCCGTGGGCTTCACCGGCGCCTGGGCCGGTGTGGGATATCGATTCTGA
- a CDS encoding TetR/AcrR family transcriptional regulator, with translation MRYGPEHKQATREKILAAAENLFRKQGFEGASVERVMRAAGLTVGGFYAHFASKDSLLAESVRAFFARNGERWLGGLEELRGSEWLSHFVRRYLNRHIRDNMETGCVLPAVVSDLARGTPEAREVFAQGVDGLAAEMAARVPGLDGVTARKRALATVAFLIGTMTLARATKGLPLSDELLEAARDFLLAGGKESQVAPSTGGKPH, from the coding sequence ATGCGGTACGGACCGGAGCACAAGCAGGCCACGCGCGAGAAGATCCTCGCGGCGGCGGAGAACCTCTTCCGCAAGCAGGGCTTCGAGGGGGCCAGCGTGGAGCGCGTCATGCGCGCCGCGGGGCTGACGGTGGGCGGCTTCTATGCCCACTTCGCCTCGAAGGACTCCCTGCTGGCCGAGTCCGTCCGCGCCTTCTTCGCGCGCAACGGCGAGCGGTGGCTGGGCGGGCTGGAGGAGCTGCGGGGCTCGGAGTGGCTGAGCCACTTCGTGCGCCGCTACCTCAACCGGCACATCCGCGACAACATGGAGACGGGCTGCGTGCTGCCGGCGGTGGTGTCGGACCTGGCGCGCGGCACGCCGGAGGCGCGCGAGGTCTTCGCGCAGGGCGTGGACGGCCTGGCGGCGGAGATGGCCGCGCGCGTGCCGGGCCTGGACGGCGTCACCGCGCGCAAGCGGGCGCTGGCGACGGTGGCGTTCCTCATCGGCACCATGACGCTGGCCCGCGCGACGAAGGGGCTGCCCCTGTCGGATGAGCTGCTGGAGGCGGCGCGGGACTTCCTGCTCGCGGGTGGGAAGGAGTCGCAGGTGGCGCCTTCCACGGGCGGGAAGCCCCACTGA
- a CDS encoding HvfC/BufC N-terminal domain-containing protein: MKPGLKHFFDSMDAYLARPGAESLERLYAEHPDWDARRTRVAVYGDFVRGHVRGVLEKLYPLVRGAVGPEAWGALVEDYTLTRPARHHELNHAGEGFPAFVADAAAPRGLPAFVSALARFEWTDFAVFASAEPPPPRVERLTANPTLVVLEHAFRLCAYVRAGSARTVPEAGEELALLWRHPGQLVTFYMEATPPALLVLKMAVEGLSVADVAAATGMPEPDLREAVARFTRDGLVLAPGG; the protein is encoded by the coding sequence ATGAAGCCCGGGCTGAAGCACTTCTTCGACAGCATGGACGCGTACCTCGCCCGCCCCGGCGCGGAGTCCCTCGAGCGGCTGTACGCGGAGCACCCGGACTGGGACGCGCGCCGCACCCGCGTGGCCGTCTATGGCGACTTCGTGCGCGGGCACGTGCGCGGCGTCCTGGAGAAGCTCTATCCCCTGGTGCGCGGCGCGGTGGGGCCGGAGGCCTGGGGCGCGCTGGTGGAGGACTACACGCTGACGCGGCCCGCACGGCACCACGAGCTCAACCACGCGGGCGAGGGGTTTCCCGCCTTCGTCGCGGACGCGGCGGCCCCTCGCGGGCTGCCGGCCTTCGTGTCCGCGCTGGCGCGCTTCGAGTGGACGGACTTCGCCGTCTTCGCGTCCGCCGAGCCTCCGCCGCCGCGGGTGGAGCGGCTGACGGCCAACCCCACGCTGGTGGTGCTGGAGCACGCCTTCCGCCTCTGCGCGTACGTGCGGGCGGGGAGCGCGCGGACGGTGCCGGAGGCCGGGGAGGAGCTGGCGCTGCTCTGGCGCCACCCCGGGCAGCTGGTGACGTTCTACATGGAGGCCACGCCGCCCGCGCTGCTGGTGCTGAAGATGGCGGTGGAGGGGCTCTCCGTGGCGGACGTGGCGGCCGCCACCGGCATGCCCGAGCCTGACTTGCGCGAGGCGGTGGCGCGCTTCACCCGCGACGGCCTGGTGCTGGCGCCGGGCGGCTGA
- a CDS encoding PKD domain-containing protein, with the protein MRLWPHPRLRAVLVALLALASTGLGACDTTPSPPPRPPDLPPLLRLVRPEAASAVRVGQPVDFEATVEDAEDGASLSERVLWFSSLEGQLARGARITAAFREPGDHTLTATVMDSAGQAASASMALRVLAVGAPVATVVRPEPGSTFNLGEVLDLECAAFTQGGARLTGGAVQWTSALSGRLPQGESVKAALVVAGEDTLTCTARDAATGASTTTSVRVTVRTILAPAVLITRPEQAELYVKSGEPAPFSSTVLFRATAQDFNTAGGAGNLDGAIHWSLEPGGVALGTGPAVAHTFTMPGDYTVTARVVDGRGNAATDSVRVLLVTNLPPRCEIDTPVDNARLLLGASSPLRGRCLDPETGYTLMPTWRTSASPMPLGSGEQVDAILTVAGAQTLSACALDPEDAEVQGCTTRAVRAFVNSAPTDCAIQEPLAAAVVNAGRAVVLAGTATDAETPRGELRFAWTSSRDGELGLGERTSTQRLLTPGAHVLTLTVTDAWGLACTATVGVSVNGAPSVRVDAVRQDGVDCLEEPCREGRPLDVLGFVQDPEAPGSIAGLTWLDSLGGRLEAGDSSMSGLAASPIATLAAPGPGRHTVVLLVEDRNGSVGRAAATFTVLTPGRTRLVETVTDDARPAVALALSGGTLRYVDGASAMVFSEPPRSEPLPVSAPALALFSLTGGGGGEVLFVGTDGGGVHRCEGGTCARFAGGPLAIADDRVTAVAALATPDLLLLGTPRGLVVTRASNPSAGGRPGILVGRRLLEGREVRQVVLSPASTATQVKAWAATSTGLAELTVHVEDDFEPALASVTVAMHLPPQVLDADVRAVAVGPAGQVFTGTRRGFSALGQPGPALRDAPWALPDEEVHALLFERQPSDAGMRGVLWAGMKDGLVRYDVERDIVTRFGAQEGLPAAKVQVLVAGPDGTRYIGTSHGVAKYSGR; encoded by the coding sequence GTGAGACTCTGGCCCCACCCGCGCCTGCGCGCCGTCCTGGTGGCCCTGCTGGCCCTGGCCTCCACGGGCCTGGGGGCCTGTGACACGACGCCGTCCCCTCCCCCGCGTCCACCGGACCTGCCGCCCCTGCTGCGGCTCGTGCGTCCCGAGGCCGCGTCCGCCGTGCGCGTGGGGCAGCCGGTGGACTTCGAGGCCACGGTGGAGGACGCGGAGGACGGCGCGTCGCTGAGCGAGCGCGTGCTGTGGTTCTCCTCGCTCGAGGGCCAGCTGGCGCGGGGCGCGCGCATCACCGCCGCCTTCCGCGAGCCGGGCGACCACACGCTGACGGCCACGGTGATGGACTCGGCGGGGCAGGCCGCCAGCGCGTCGATGGCCCTGCGGGTGCTGGCCGTGGGCGCGCCCGTCGCCACCGTGGTGCGGCCCGAGCCCGGCAGCACCTTCAACCTGGGCGAGGTGCTGGACCTGGAGTGCGCGGCCTTCACCCAGGGCGGCGCGCGGCTGACGGGCGGCGCCGTGCAGTGGACGTCCGCGCTGTCCGGCCGGCTGCCTCAAGGCGAGTCGGTGAAGGCCGCCCTGGTGGTGGCGGGCGAGGACACCCTCACCTGCACCGCGAGGGACGCGGCCACCGGCGCCAGCACCACCACCAGCGTGCGCGTCACCGTGCGCACCATCCTGGCGCCGGCGGTGCTCATCACCCGCCCCGAGCAGGCGGAGCTGTACGTGAAGTCGGGCGAGCCCGCGCCCTTCAGCTCCACCGTCCTCTTCCGCGCCACGGCGCAGGACTTCAACACCGCGGGTGGCGCGGGCAACCTGGACGGCGCCATCCATTGGAGCCTGGAGCCGGGGGGCGTGGCGCTGGGCACCGGCCCGGCCGTGGCGCACACCTTCACCATGCCCGGCGACTACACGGTGACGGCGCGGGTGGTGGACGGCCGGGGCAACGCCGCCACGGACAGCGTGCGCGTGCTGCTGGTCACCAACCTGCCTCCGCGCTGCGAAATCGACACGCCGGTGGACAACGCACGCCTGCTTTTGGGCGCGAGCAGCCCGCTGCGCGGCCGGTGCCTGGACCCGGAGACGGGCTACACGCTGATGCCCACCTGGCGGACCAGCGCGTCGCCCATGCCGCTGGGCTCCGGCGAGCAGGTGGACGCCATCCTCACCGTGGCCGGCGCGCAGACGCTCTCTGCCTGCGCGTTGGACCCCGAGGACGCGGAAGTTCAGGGCTGCACCACGCGCGCGGTGCGCGCCTTCGTCAACTCGGCCCCCACCGACTGCGCCATCCAGGAGCCCCTGGCGGCCGCGGTGGTGAATGCCGGAAGGGCGGTGGTGCTGGCGGGCACGGCCACCGACGCGGAGACACCGCGCGGCGAGCTGCGCTTCGCGTGGACGTCCTCGCGCGATGGCGAGCTGGGGCTCGGCGAGCGCACCAGCACGCAGCGGCTGCTCACGCCGGGCGCCCACGTGCTGACGCTCACCGTGACGGACGCCTGGGGCCTGGCCTGCACCGCCACCGTGGGCGTGTCGGTGAACGGAGCGCCGAGCGTGCGCGTGGACGCCGTCCGTCAGGACGGCGTGGACTGCCTCGAGGAGCCGTGCCGGGAGGGCCGCCCCCTGGACGTCCTGGGCTTCGTGCAGGACCCGGAGGCGCCTGGCAGCATCGCGGGGCTGACGTGGCTGGACAGCCTGGGCGGCAGGCTTGAGGCGGGTGACAGCAGCATGTCCGGCCTCGCCGCCAGCCCCATCGCCACGCTCGCCGCGCCCGGTCCGGGCCGGCACACGGTGGTGCTCCTCGTCGAGGACCGCAACGGCTCCGTGGGCCGGGCCGCGGCCACCTTCACCGTGCTGACGCCCGGACGCACCCGGCTGGTGGAGACGGTGACGGACGACGCGCGGCCCGCGGTGGCGCTGGCGCTCTCCGGGGGCACGCTGCGCTACGTGGACGGAGCGTCGGCCATGGTGTTCAGCGAGCCGCCCCGGTCGGAGCCGCTGCCCGTGAGCGCGCCGGCGCTGGCGCTCTTCTCGCTGACGGGCGGGGGCGGAGGCGAGGTGCTCTTCGTGGGCACGGATGGCGGCGGCGTCCACCGGTGCGAGGGCGGCACCTGCGCGCGCTTCGCGGGCGGCCCCCTGGCGATTGCGGACGACCGGGTGACAGCGGTGGCCGCGCTGGCGACGCCGGACCTGCTGCTGCTGGGCACCCCGCGGGGCCTCGTCGTCACGCGTGCGAGCAACCCTTCCGCGGGAGGCCGTCCCGGCATCCTCGTCGGGCGGCGGCTGCTGGAGGGGCGCGAGGTGCGGCAGGTGGTCCTCTCGCCCGCCTCCACCGCGACGCAGGTGAAGGCCTGGGCCGCGACGTCCACCGGGCTCGCGGAGCTGACGGTGCACGTGGAGGACGACTTCGAGCCGGCGCTCGCCTCCGTCACGGTGGCGATGCACCTGCCCCCGCAGGTGCTGGACGCGGACGTGCGGGCGGTGGCCGTGGGCCCCGCGGGCCAGGTCTTCACGGGGACGCGCAGGGGCTTCAGCGCGCTGGGCCAGCCGGGCCCCGCGCTCCGGGACGCCCCCTGGGCGCTGCCGGACGAAGAGGTGCATGCGCTCCTCTTCGAGCGGCAGCCCTCCGACGCCGGGATGCGCGGGGTGCTGTGGGCCGGCATGAAGGACGGGCTGGTGCGCTACGACGTGGAGCGCGACATCGTCACCCGCTTCGGCGCGCAGGAGGGCCTGCCCGCGGCGAAGGTGCAGGTGCTGGTGGCGGGGCCCGACGGCACCCGCTACATCGGCACCTCGCACGGCGTGGCGAAGTACTCCGGCCGGTGA
- a CDS encoding DUF1015 domain-containing protein, whose translation MADLRPFRGVRPSREVVQHVVVPPYDAVSVEEARADVRSNPHSFFRISRPEADLAPGVEACADTVHALGRRNLDVFLSEKWLRQDSQPGFYLYRQRMGDHVQTGVVATASVDEYDDGLIKQHAMPRADRAEDRTRHLDALGANDEPVFLTYRAHSFIDSLVKEGTHALAESDFTTEDGIRHTFWCVHGDLNWRLAEAFLSVPALYIADGHHRGVAASRVHALREQREQEGGHGRFLAVAFPHDQLRVLDYNRVVKDLNGLSPGVFLERLAERFEVTRATQKQPDRAHRFGMYLEGTWFQLTAKPGTVERTPTGSLDVNILQRNLLGPLLGIGDPRRDVRLDCVPGTHGMEALERRVDSRAATVAFALFPTGMDQLMAISDAGDVVPPRTTWFEPRLRSGLVLHLF comes from the coding sequence TTGGCCGATCTCCGTCCCTTCCGTGGTGTGCGGCCTTCCCGGGAGGTCGTGCAGCACGTCGTGGTGCCGCCGTACGACGCCGTCAGCGTGGAGGAGGCCCGTGCGGATGTCCGGAGCAACCCGCACAGCTTCTTCCGCATCTCCCGTCCCGAGGCGGACCTGGCACCCGGTGTGGAAGCGTGCGCCGACACCGTCCATGCGCTCGGGCGCCGCAACCTGGACGTGTTCCTCTCGGAGAAGTGGCTGCGTCAGGACTCGCAGCCGGGCTTCTATCTCTACCGCCAGCGCATGGGGGACCACGTGCAGACGGGCGTGGTGGCCACCGCGAGCGTGGACGAGTACGACGACGGCCTCATCAAGCAGCATGCGATGCCGCGCGCGGACAGGGCGGAGGACCGCACGCGGCACCTGGACGCGCTGGGCGCCAACGACGAGCCGGTGTTCCTCACCTACCGGGCGCACTCCTTCATCGACTCGCTGGTGAAGGAGGGCACGCACGCGCTGGCCGAGTCCGACTTCACCACCGAGGACGGCATCCGCCACACCTTCTGGTGCGTGCACGGAGACCTCAACTGGCGCCTGGCGGAGGCCTTCCTGTCGGTGCCGGCGCTCTACATCGCGGACGGGCACCACCGCGGCGTGGCGGCCTCGCGCGTCCACGCGCTGCGCGAGCAGCGGGAGCAGGAGGGCGGACACGGCCGGTTCCTCGCGGTGGCCTTCCCCCATGACCAGCTGCGCGTCCTCGACTACAACCGCGTGGTGAAGGACCTGAACGGCCTGTCGCCGGGCGTCTTCCTGGAGCGGCTGGCGGAGCGCTTCGAGGTGACGCGTGCGACGCAGAAGCAGCCCGACCGGGCCCACCGCTTCGGCATGTACCTGGAGGGCACGTGGTTCCAGCTCACCGCGAAGCCGGGCACCGTGGAGCGCACGCCCACCGGGAGCCTGGACGTCAACATCCTCCAGCGCAACCTGCTGGGGCCGCTGCTGGGCATCGGCGACCCGCGCAGGGACGTGCGCCTGGACTGCGTGCCGGGCACCCATGGCATGGAGGCGCTGGAGCGGCGGGTGGACTCGAGGGCCGCGACCGTGGCCTTCGCGCTGTTCCCCACCGGCATGGACCAGCTCATGGCCATCTCCGATGCGGGTGACGTCGTTCCGCCGAGGACGACCTGGTTCGAGCCCCGGCTGCGCAGCGGCCTGGTGCTGCACCTCTTCTGA